The DNA window TGCGCCTGAGTCCGGTAAAACGCGAAAGACCTTAGCACCTCGTCCACCAGCTCTCGGCGCAACGTCTCCTGGATCGACTGGAACTCCGGAGCCTCCCAGTTCACCCGCAAGCCAGCATGCTCGTCTCCGACCGCGAGTTTCCATTCCTCGGCCTCGGCCACGTCGATTCGCGCATCGGCGGCGATGGCCCGGCTCAGGTGCTGGCCACCGAAATCGAAGCGCCGAGCGAAGAAGGGCTGGCCGCGCTGATAGATGGTGAGATGGGAGGAGTGGTTGCCGAGGTCCAGAAGCACGCTCGCGTCCTCCCCGAGGTCCGGGTCCTTGCCCACGGCG is part of the Candidatus Eisenbacteria bacterium genome and encodes:
- the pilM gene encoding pilus assembly protein PilM, which produces LLLAAVPREHLERHLKPLGLLGIEPEVVDAAPLALANAVGKDPDLGEDASVLLDLGNHSSHLTIYQRGQPFFARRFDFGGQHLSRAIAADARIDVAEAEEWKLAVGDEHAGLRVNWEAPEFQSIQETLRRELVDEVLRSFAFYRTQAHLPMLPRLWLSGGSARLPGLPQRLSEMLNVPVLLFDPLNGDGGTGGPQFALAYGLTMRSS